The proteins below come from a single Marinobacter sp. MDS2 genomic window:
- a CDS encoding folate-binding protein YgfZ translates to MSRQDLQPLAISNGYALLSDRVMARISGPGADKFVQGQFTQHVDEVTHNQSLRAAACTHKGRAYCLTRLVRDGDDLLMDFDAAQAEASIAHLKKYLMLFRGTTMETLPDNRIIGLLGEASAISVAGEGARSLTEPGQALKAGDSHLIRIENTADNIARYEWWQSTGELPVPDDIAELPLEQWLASSISAGVPWLTEASREAYVPQMLNLQHLQGVHFKKGCYTGQEVIARMHFLGQLKKSLYRLSFNNTQQAPAVGTKLLAGDKAVGEVVNALMTGEQEGEMLAVIRHDASTKRLSLDGLAEARIKLEQLPYAVPEQQPSDT, encoded by the coding sequence GTGAGTAGACAGGATTTACAGCCACTCGCAATTTCGAACGGTTACGCTCTGTTGAGCGACCGGGTCATGGCCCGCATCAGCGGACCGGGAGCCGACAAGTTTGTGCAAGGCCAGTTCACACAGCACGTGGACGAGGTCACTCACAACCAGTCGCTCAGAGCCGCTGCCTGCACTCACAAGGGGCGCGCCTATTGCTTGACCCGTCTGGTGCGGGACGGCGACGACCTGTTAATGGACTTCGATGCCGCGCAGGCCGAAGCCAGCATTGCTCATCTGAAAAAATATCTGATGCTGTTTCGTGGCACCACTATGGAAACGCTGCCTGACAACCGGATCATCGGCTTGCTCGGCGAAGCCTCGGCCATCTCGGTGGCCGGCGAAGGCGCACGCTCTTTGACCGAACCGGGCCAAGCACTGAAAGCCGGTGACAGCCATCTGATCCGCATCGAAAACACCGCCGACAACATCGCGCGCTACGAATGGTGGCAATCGACAGGCGAGCTACCGGTTCCCGACGATATCGCAGAACTTCCACTGGAGCAGTGGTTGGCATCGAGCATTTCCGCCGGTGTCCCCTGGCTGACGGAGGCCTCCCGGGAAGCCTACGTACCGCAAATGCTGAATCTCCAGCACTTGCAGGGCGTACACTTCAAGAAAGGCTGTTATACCGGACAGGAAGTCATTGCTCGCATGCACTTTCTTGGCCAGTTGAAAAAAAGCCTTTACCGACTATCTTTCAACAACACTCAACAGGCTCCTGCCGTCGGCACCAAGCTGCTGGCTGGCGATAAAGCTGTCGGTGAAGTGGTCAACGCCTTGATGACCGGTGAACAGGAAGGCGAAATGCTGGCCGTCATTCGTCATGACGCCAGTACAAAACGTCTGTCTTTGGACGGGCTGGCTGAGGCACGTATCAAACTCGAGCAATTACCTTATGCGGTGCCCGAACAGCAACCTTCTGATACATAA
- a CDS encoding succinate dehydrogenase assembly factor 2, translating to MADTQETNAHTEFHRLWWHSRRGMLELDVLLLPFLEEVYRDLEPEDQARYRKLLSCEDADMFEWFMQRSKPEDPDLRRIVEMILNRVQPD from the coding sequence ATGGCCGACACCCAAGAAACCAATGCGCACACTGAGTTCCACCGTCTTTGGTGGCACAGCCGTCGCGGCATGCTGGAACTGGACGTTCTGCTTCTGCCTTTCCTGGAAGAAGTTTACCGAGACCTCGAACCGGAAGACCAGGCACGTTACCGTAAACTGTTGAGCTGCGAAGATGCCGATATGTTTGAATGGTTTATGCAACGGAGCAAACCCGAGGATCCGGATCTCCGCCGCATCGTCGAGATGATTCTGAACCGTGTCCAACCGGATTGA
- the ung gene encoding uracil-DNA glycosylase, with translation MHPVEALAQELKPGRGWDQWLADEFRQPYMHRLAEFLADEERAGKTLFPPKPQLFNALNSTPLQQVKVVILGQDPYHGPGQAHGLCFSVSPGVPTPPSLTNIFKEIQQDLGLAPPGHGCLQSWAEQGVLLLNAVLTVEQGKAGAHQGKGWETFTDRVIELVNQQREGVVFLLWGSYARKKGQIIDRDRHLVLEGPHPSPLSAYRGFFGCQHFSRANHWLLENHQSPIDWALASSSQQELLDF, from the coding sequence ATGCACCCGGTCGAGGCGCTGGCTCAGGAGCTGAAGCCCGGGCGCGGCTGGGATCAGTGGCTGGCGGACGAGTTCCGTCAGCCCTATATGCATCGTCTGGCGGAATTTCTGGCGGACGAAGAGCGCGCCGGAAAGACGCTATTCCCGCCGAAGCCACAGCTGTTCAATGCCCTGAACAGCACACCGCTGCAGCAGGTCAAAGTGGTTATTCTGGGGCAAGACCCGTATCACGGTCCGGGTCAGGCTCACGGCTTGTGTTTCTCTGTCTCTCCCGGCGTACCAACGCCACCTTCCCTGACGAATATCTTCAAAGAAATCCAGCAAGATCTGGGCCTTGCGCCACCGGGGCACGGCTGCTTGCAGTCGTGGGCGGAGCAGGGCGTTTTGTTGCTGAATGCTGTCTTGACGGTTGAGCAGGGTAAGGCGGGCGCTCATCAAGGCAAAGGTTGGGAAACCTTTACGGATCGGGTGATCGAGCTGGTTAATCAACAGCGAGAGGGGGTGGTGTTCCTGCTCTGGGGTAGTTACGCCAGGAAGAAAGGGCAGATCATTGATCGGGATCGCCATTTGGTGCTGGAAGGGCCTCACCCATCACCGCTCAGTGCCTACCGCGGCTTCTTCGGGTGTCAGCATTTTTCACGTGCCAACCATTGGTTGCTTGAGAACCACCAGAGCCCGATAGATTGGGCTCTGGCTTCTTCGTCGCAGCAGGAGCTGCTTGATTTCTAG
- a CDS encoding DegQ family serine endoprotease → MQKITTPVARYPDGLRSGFVLGAWLIFAALLSTLWSQQVTARGLPDFTELVEENSSAVVNISTTSEPAGRRSRFQGLPFDEGQLDQLPPFLQDFFRGPNSPFGGAPGSKQPTRSMGSGFIVSKDGYVLTNNHVVEGADEVVVRLNDRREFAATIVGTDPRSDMAVLKIENADDLPVVKVGSSEELKVGEWVFAIGSPFGFDYTVTAGIVSALGRSLPSENYVPFIQTDVAINPGNSGGPLFNLDGEVIGINSQIYTRSGGFMGVSFAIPIDDAMSVFRQLRDEGSVARGWLGVLIQEVNRDLAETFGLKRPRGALIAEVMVNSPAQAGGLQSGDIVLEYNGEEIELSSDLPPKVGRTPVGESARLTVLRGGDEIELDVEIGELPEEGRTSRSMPHDHRGGTAGALGLTVEPLTPENARAAGVESGVLVTGVERGAALQAGIRNRDIITEINRKPVGSLKAFREVVKNLPKGQAVSVRVVRQGRPIYLVMRP, encoded by the coding sequence ATGCAAAAAATAACTACGCCGGTTGCTCGTTATCCTGATGGACTCCGATCAGGTTTTGTTCTGGGGGCATGGCTGATTTTCGCTGCTCTGCTTTCAACGCTGTGGAGCCAGCAGGTGACGGCACGGGGGTTGCCCGATTTCACCGAGCTCGTCGAAGAAAACTCCAGCGCCGTGGTGAACATCAGCACCACCAGCGAGCCTGCCGGACGCCGTTCCCGTTTTCAGGGGCTGCCATTTGACGAAGGGCAGCTGGATCAGTTGCCGCCATTTTTGCAGGATTTCTTTCGAGGCCCTAACTCCCCCTTTGGTGGCGCACCTGGCAGCAAACAGCCAACCCGCTCGATGGGATCCGGCTTCATTGTATCGAAAGACGGTTATGTGCTGACCAATAACCATGTGGTCGAAGGCGCGGATGAGGTGGTGGTCCGTTTGAACGATCGCCGCGAGTTTGCCGCAACCATCGTGGGCACGGACCCTCGTTCTGACATGGCGGTTCTGAAAATCGAGAACGCCGACGACCTGCCAGTAGTAAAGGTAGGAAGCTCGGAAGAACTCAAAGTGGGGGAGTGGGTGTTTGCGATCGGCTCTCCTTTCGGATTTGATTACACGGTAACGGCGGGCATCGTCAGTGCGCTTGGACGGTCGTTGCCCTCGGAGAACTACGTTCCTTTTATTCAGACCGACGTTGCGATTAACCCGGGGAATTCCGGCGGGCCGCTGTTTAATCTGGACGGCGAGGTGATTGGCATTAACTCCCAGATCTACACTCGTTCCGGCGGTTTCATGGGGGTGTCGTTTGCGATTCCGATTGATGATGCCATGAGTGTGTTCCGTCAACTGCGCGACGAAGGCTCGGTGGCTCGTGGTTGGCTGGGTGTGCTGATTCAAGAGGTCAACCGGGATCTTGCCGAGACCTTTGGGCTGAAGCGGCCGCGAGGTGCCTTGATTGCTGAAGTCATGGTCAATTCACCCGCGCAGGCTGGCGGCCTTCAATCCGGCGATATCGTCCTCGAGTACAACGGCGAGGAAATCGAGCTGTCCTCGGATTTGCCTCCGAAAGTGGGCCGCACACCGGTAGGCGAGTCGGCCCGGCTGACGGTGCTGAGAGGCGGTGACGAGATTGAGCTCGATGTGGAAATCGGTGAATTGCCGGAAGAGGGTCGCACGAGCCGTTCAATGCCCCACGACCATCGTGGCGGAACTGCCGGTGCGCTTGGCCTGACGGTTGAACCGCTAACTCCGGAAAACGCTCGCGCGGCCGGGGTGGAAAGCGGCGTGCTGGTGACTGGCGTGGAGCGGGGAGCTGCATTGCAAGCGGGCATCCGGAACCGTGACATCATCACCGAGATAAACCGTAAGCCGGTGGGGTCGCTGAAGGCTTTCCGTGAGGTTGTCAAAAATCTGCCGAAAGGTCAGGCCGTTTCGGTGCGTGTCGTGCGCCAGGGACGGCCAATCTATCTGGTGATGAGACCGTAG
- the nadB gene encoding L-aspartate oxidase: protein MPQSYEYDVLIIGSGAAGLTVALNLPEHLSVCVISKADISSGATLWAQGGIAAVLDATDSVENHIQDTLNAGGGLCHEDAVRFTVEHGKASIDWLIESGVTFTRKENDDQYHLTREGGHSHRRIIHAADATGQAVSTTLASQAAAKRNIELKSGRVAVDLITNRNLSLPGNRCVGAYVLNLEDNHVELYRARFTVVATGGASKAYRYTTNPDGASGDGIAMAWRAGCRVANMEFNQFHPTCLYHPHAKSFLITEAVRGEGGVLKLPDGSRFMDKFDDRAELAPRDVVARAIDHEMKRLGADHLYLDISHKPADFIKHHFPTIYEKCLGFGIDITKDPIPVVPAAHYTCGGIISDERARTDINQLYVVGEAAFTGLHGANRMASNSLLECLVYGRAAAQDIARREADIPTAPSVPGWDESQVRDSDEDVIISHNWDELRHFMWDYVGIVRTTKRLHRAKHRVDLLQGEINEFYSNYRVTNDLIELRNLVTISDLIICSALQRKESRGLHYTLDYPQAQGEARDTVLVPTTYRTLAP, encoded by the coding sequence ATGCCACAATCCTACGAATACGATGTACTTATTATTGGCAGCGGCGCTGCCGGACTGACCGTCGCCTTGAATTTGCCAGAGCATCTGAGCGTTTGCGTCATCAGCAAAGCCGACATCAGTTCCGGAGCCACGCTTTGGGCGCAAGGCGGTATTGCTGCGGTTCTCGATGCCACCGACTCCGTTGAAAACCATATTCAGGACACCCTCAATGCCGGTGGTGGCCTGTGCCATGAAGATGCGGTGCGGTTTACCGTCGAGCATGGCAAAGCAAGCATCGACTGGCTGATTGAATCCGGCGTGACCTTCACCCGCAAAGAAAACGACGATCAATACCACCTGACCCGAGAAGGCGGCCACAGCCACCGGCGTATCATTCACGCAGCCGACGCTACCGGTCAGGCCGTATCCACCACGCTCGCCAGCCAGGCCGCAGCCAAGCGAAATATCGAGCTTAAATCTGGCCGGGTCGCGGTTGATCTGATCACCAACCGAAACCTTTCGCTACCGGGCAACCGTTGCGTGGGTGCCTATGTGTTAAACCTCGAGGATAACCACGTTGAGCTTTACCGCGCCCGTTTCACGGTTGTCGCAACCGGCGGTGCTTCCAAGGCGTACCGCTACACCACCAATCCTGACGGGGCTTCCGGTGACGGAATCGCCATGGCCTGGCGGGCCGGCTGCAGAGTCGCCAACATGGAATTCAATCAGTTCCACCCAACGTGCTTATATCACCCTCACGCCAAATCCTTCCTGATCACCGAAGCGGTTCGCGGTGAAGGCGGCGTGCTGAAGCTGCCCGATGGCAGCCGATTTATGGACAAATTCGACGACCGTGCCGAGCTGGCCCCTCGTGATGTGGTTGCCCGGGCCATCGACCACGAAATGAAGCGCCTGGGGGCAGATCACCTGTATCTGGACATCAGCCACAAACCGGCCGATTTCATCAAGCACCACTTCCCGACAATTTACGAAAAATGCCTCGGATTCGGCATCGACATCACCAAAGATCCGATTCCCGTTGTACCTGCAGCCCACTACACCTGCGGTGGCATCATCAGCGACGAGCGCGCCCGAACCGACATTAACCAGCTCTATGTTGTTGGCGAAGCAGCTTTTACCGGCCTTCATGGCGCCAACCGCATGGCCAGCAATTCGCTACTGGAATGTTTGGTGTATGGCCGTGCTGCGGCTCAGGACATTGCTCGCCGTGAAGCAGACATCCCCACCGCGCCCTCGGTGCCCGGATGGGACGAAAGCCAGGTTCGGGATTCTGATGAAGACGTGATCATTTCCCATAACTGGGACGAGTTGCGCCATTTCATGTGGGATTACGTCGGCATTGTGAGAACCACCAAACGCCTGCACCGTGCCAAACACCGGGTTGACCTGCTGCAGGGTGAGATCAACGAGTTCTACAGTAACTACCGGGTGACCAACGACCTCATTGAATTACGGAATTTGGTCACCATATCAGATCTGATCATTTGCTCTGCGCTGCAACGCAAAGAGAGCCGAGGGCTGCATTATACGCTGGACTATCCGCAAGCTCAGGGCGAGGCCCGTGACACTGTTCTGGTGCCGACAACTTATCGAACTCTGGCTCCTTGA
- a CDS encoding HDOD domain-containing protein → MADIIETIKADLTSAIENDKLILPTLPEAALQVREIAESEDTSIADLVTVISNDTALSARIIRVCNSPLFRGTRAIENLNMAVSRLGMAYTSNLAMGLAMEQMFQATSDMVDKRLRATWQASTEVAGICHVLAQHYTKLRPDQATLAGLVHLIGVLPILRYVEDKSLELSGIVLDAVIEELHPRIGSMILKKWQFPEALQNVPLEYANFQRDVPKADHADLVMIANLQRVAGTSHRWNEMDFASISAFSRLGLDPEMNMAEEEDLSAQMEAAMALLG, encoded by the coding sequence ATGGCAGACATTATCGAGACCATTAAAGCGGACCTGACCAGCGCCATCGAGAACGACAAGTTAATCTTGCCGACGCTGCCCGAAGCGGCCCTGCAAGTCCGGGAGATCGCAGAATCGGAAGATACCTCGATTGCGGATTTGGTGACGGTAATCAGTAACGACACGGCACTGTCTGCCCGCATCATTCGCGTTTGCAACAGCCCGTTGTTCCGTGGCACCCGCGCCATTGAAAACCTGAACATGGCGGTAAGTCGCCTCGGCATGGCCTATACCAGCAACCTGGCCATGGGGCTGGCCATGGAGCAAATGTTTCAGGCTACCTCTGACATGGTGGACAAGCGGCTTCGGGCAACATGGCAGGCCAGCACGGAAGTTGCCGGCATCTGTCATGTCCTGGCTCAGCACTACACCAAGTTAAGACCGGACCAAGCCACACTGGCCGGGCTGGTGCACCTGATCGGCGTGCTTCCGATTCTTCGCTATGTTGAAGATAAGAGCCTGGAGCTGAGCGGCATCGTACTGGACGCAGTGATCGAAGAGCTGCACCCTCGCATTGGCAGCATGATCCTGAAAAAGTGGCAATTTCCGGAAGCGCTGCAAAATGTGCCGTTGGAGTATGCAAACTTCCAGCGCGACGTACCTAAAGCCGACCACGCAGACCTCGTGATGATCGCTAACCTGCAACGGGTTGCTGGTACCAGTCACCGTTGGAATGAGATGGATTTTGCCTCTATTTCAGCGTTCAGCCGGCTGGGATTGGACCCCGAAATGAACATGGCAGAGGAAGAAGATCTGAGCGCCCAGATGGAAGCAGCCATGGCACTGCTCGGTTAA
- the rpoE gene encoding RNA polymerase sigma factor RpoE yields the protein MISNTDSTSSEQTESQTDLQLVRKVRHGDRAAFDLLVVKYQSRVASIISRYVYDSHEVMDLAQETFIKAFRAIDRFRGDSAFYTWLYRIAVNTAKNHLEARGRRPQASADSSEAENYDDGRRLRDVASPEKLLQKDQLQKALAEAIAALPEELRSAFLLREYDGLSYEDIARILECPIGTVRSRIFRARDAVDRHIGPLLNHSVT from the coding sequence ATGATTTCCAACACAGATTCTACATCGAGTGAACAGACTGAAAGCCAGACGGATTTGCAGCTGGTGCGTAAGGTTCGTCATGGGGATCGGGCCGCGTTCGACTTGTTGGTTGTAAAATACCAGTCTCGGGTTGCCTCGATTATCAGTCGCTATGTTTACGACAGCCACGAAGTGATGGATTTGGCGCAAGAAACGTTCATCAAAGCGTTTCGTGCTATCGACCGGTTCCGGGGTGACAGCGCATTTTACACCTGGCTGTATCGTATTGCGGTCAATACCGCAAAAAATCATCTTGAGGCCCGTGGCCGCCGCCCGCAAGCGTCGGCGGATTCATCCGAGGCGGAAAACTACGACGATGGCCGGCGTTTGCGTGACGTGGCTTCGCCAGAAAAACTTCTGCAAAAAGACCAGCTGCAAAAAGCGTTGGCCGAAGCGATTGCTGCGCTGCCCGAGGAACTAAGATCCGCTTTCTTGCTCAGAGAATATGACGGTCTCAGTTATGAAGACATTGCCCGGATTCTGGAGTGCCCGATCGGAACCGTCCGTTCCCGGATCTTCAGGGCCCGGGATGCAGTGGATCGCCATATTGGTCCACTTCTTAACCATTCAGTGACGTAA
- a CDS encoding sigma-E factor negative regulatory protein, translating to MDERLRETLSAMMDDEADELSVRRLLSHDDQNEVREQWQRWQQVRDLMHEAPSASYSVDVAGAVRAAIDDQETSVADRAEPAPRAGGYWHWPVAAMVTLALVVGFGAGAGWGTSPGDSSNALALTGVDERAPQLVLSTEEVALQRLDEQQLRQVRQYLLEHAQHNSVGAGRGSMGYARMVSANGGY from the coding sequence ATGGATGAGCGTCTCAGAGAAACTCTGTCAGCAATGATGGACGATGAAGCGGACGAGCTTTCAGTGCGCAGATTGCTTTCGCACGACGATCAGAACGAAGTCAGAGAACAATGGCAAAGATGGCAGCAGGTGCGCGACCTGATGCACGAAGCTCCGAGCGCTTCCTACAGTGTGGATGTCGCAGGTGCCGTTCGGGCCGCAATTGATGACCAGGAGACCTCGGTTGCAGACAGAGCCGAGCCTGCCCCTCGTGCTGGCGGTTACTGGCACTGGCCCGTAGCGGCGATGGTGACCCTGGCTCTGGTGGTCGGGTTTGGTGCCGGTGCTGGCTGGGGCACCTCGCCGGGCGACTCGAGCAATGCACTGGCGTTAACCGGGGTAGATGAGCGGGCGCCGCAACTGGTTCTAAGTACCGAAGAGGTTGCCCTTCAGCGTTTGGATGAGCAGCAGTTGCGCCAGGTGCGTCAGTACTTACTGGAGCATGCCCAGCATAACAGCGTTGGCGCCGGGCGTGGCTCTATGGGGTACGCGAGAATGGTAAGTGCCAACGGTGGGTATTGA
- a CDS encoding MucB/RseB C-terminal domain-containing protein, translating into MSKGKFATVRTLVVLACVLFVPFMESHADGGEAEAPRSMTAMDWLERLGPALNMTSYEGVFVYARGDQVHSMRIAHRYRNGQVEERLVMQDGGSGEIVRKGMDVVCVLPDQGRIRLDEVIPSGPFAEAFSSQLMPVSQWYQPALMGEDRVAGYEVMTVDLTAKDSDRYSHRLWVEKETGLLVKSHVRDIDETVLEHFQYTSLEITDDIADEKFEIQTKGREITRHLGAPEPKQSSVGRMTGWTLNWRPDGYMPAATPSSSNGKAVAFSDGLATFSVFVEPVKGLKMPTGASRVGASTVYIHEVRVAERPFLIVVVGEIPPETARKVARSVSIDDALAQGWVASDH; encoded by the coding sequence ATGAGTAAAGGCAAATTCGCCACAGTTCGAACGCTGGTGGTTCTAGCGTGTGTCCTTTTTGTGCCGTTTATGGAGTCGCATGCCGACGGTGGCGAGGCTGAGGCTCCGCGTTCAATGACTGCAATGGACTGGTTAGAGCGCTTGGGCCCTGCCTTGAATATGACCTCGTATGAGGGCGTGTTTGTCTATGCCCGGGGTGATCAGGTGCATTCTATGCGCATCGCACACCGCTACCGGAACGGTCAGGTGGAAGAGCGATTGGTGATGCAGGATGGTGGCTCGGGAGAGATTGTCCGAAAAGGCATGGATGTGGTCTGTGTATTACCGGACCAGGGCCGTATTCGGCTGGATGAAGTCATTCCGTCGGGGCCATTTGCCGAGGCCTTTTCCAGTCAGTTAATGCCGGTCAGCCAATGGTATCAGCCGGCACTGATGGGGGAGGATCGTGTGGCTGGCTATGAGGTGATGACGGTGGATTTGACCGCCAAAGACAGCGATCGCTACAGCCACCGGCTTTGGGTTGAAAAAGAAACGGGGCTTTTGGTGAAGAGCCACGTACGTGATATTGACGAAACCGTGCTCGAACATTTCCAGTACACCAGTCTGGAGATCACCGATGACATTGCGGATGAAAAGTTTGAAATCCAAACCAAGGGCCGAGAAATAACCCGCCATCTTGGCGCTCCTGAGCCTAAGCAATCGTCGGTAGGACGAATGACGGGCTGGACATTGAATTGGCGCCCGGATGGTTACATGCCTGCCGCTACTCCCAGCTCCAGTAACGGCAAAGCGGTCGCTTTCTCGGATGGGTTGGCAACGTTTTCGGTGTTTGTCGAGCCGGTCAAAGGGCTGAAAATGCCGACAGGAGCCTCGAGAGTTGGGGCATCGACGGTCTATATTCATGAAGTACGAGTGGCAGAACGGCCGTTTCTGATTGTTGTGGTGGGGGAAATTCCGCCTGAAACGGCGCGAAAAGTCGCCCGTTCGGTATCGATCGATGACGCGCTGGCTCAAGGGTGGGTAGCAAGTGATCACTGA
- a CDS encoding SoxR reducing system RseC family protein — MITETGKVVALQGAKAWVQTIQTSACESCSARAGCGQRALAAVSGGKANQVLVLNTVDAQVGDEVVIGLDEQSLLTASLAVYGLPLLLMVLASIAAFRLLGETDLVAIVGALVGLGAGFWLVRRWQSQSGDRFQPHMVRVNRIASVTCL, encoded by the coding sequence GTGATCACTGAAACAGGAAAAGTGGTGGCGCTTCAGGGCGCGAAAGCCTGGGTGCAAACCATTCAAACCAGTGCGTGCGAAAGCTGTTCGGCCCGTGCTGGTTGTGGTCAGCGAGCGCTGGCGGCAGTTTCGGGCGGCAAGGCCAATCAGGTGTTGGTATTGAACACCGTCGATGCGCAAGTAGGCGATGAAGTGGTGATAGGTCTGGATGAACAGTCGCTGCTGACAGCTTCTTTGGCCGTGTACGGGCTGCCTTTGTTACTGATGGTGCTGGCGAGTATTGCTGCGTTCCGGCTGCTGGGTGAGACCGACCTGGTGGCCATTGTGGGTGCGCTTGTGGGTTTAGGGGCGGGATTTTGGTTGGTGCGGCGTTGGCAATCGCAGTCGGGTGACCGATTCCAGCCTCACATGGTTCGAGTGAACCGTATTGCGTCGGTGACCTGTCTCTGA